The Mugil cephalus isolate CIBA_MC_2020 chromosome 19, CIBA_Mcephalus_1.1, whole genome shotgun sequence genome has a window encoding:
- the prune2 gene encoding protein prune homolog 2 isoform X2, whose translation MEGDTVEVLLCTDPPSESKMNSDGGEGRPVPPTSLPLQGGATQRKKLSAPRISLSLDQSEDDLGETPDDLDINVDDLDTPDEGDYLDYTDHEMDWDDPTAANMSGTSESYNTIPTYSAEEERQDGKLWRTVIIGEQEHRINMKIIEPYMRVISHGGYYGNGGNAIIVFAACFLPDSDREDYHEIMENLFLYVISTLELMVAEDYMIVYLNGATPHRRMPGLGWLKKCYQMIDRRLRKNLKSFIILHPSWFIRTILAITKPFISAKFSSKIKYVNSLDELQELIPMDSIQIPECIIKLDKELKEAAENSKMNSFLQGSEPAAANRTETDAAGASGS comes from the exons ATGGAAGGAGACACTGTGGAG GTCCTTCTGTGTACGGACCCGCCATCAGAGAGTAAAATGAACTCTGACGGGGGCGAAGGCAGACCAG tcCCTCCTACCTCTCTACCCCTGCAAGGAGGTGCCACTCAGAGAAAGAAGCTATCTGCCCCTCGTATCAGCCTGTCACTGGACCAGAGCGAGGATGACTTGGGGGAGACGCCAGACGACCTGGACATCAACGTCGATGACCTGGACACTCCAGACGAGGGGGATTACCTTGACTACACAGACCATGAAATGGACTGGGATG ATCCGACTGCAGCCAATATGAGTGGAACAAGCGAGTCCTACAACACCATCCCCACATACAGCGCCGAGGAGGAGCGCCAGGACGGCAAGCTGTGGAGAACGGTCATCATTGGGGAGCAGGAGCATCGCATCAACATGAAGATCATCGAGCCCTACATGAGAGTCATCTCCCACGGAG GCTACTATGGCAACGGGGGGAATGCCATCATCGTGTTTGCTGCATGTTTCCTGCCAGACAGTGACCGAGAGGACTACCACGAGATAATGGAGAACCTCTTCCT GTATGTGATCAGCACACTGGAGCTGATGGTGGCAGAGGACTATATGATCGTATACCTGAATGGCGCCACACCCCACAGAAGAATGCCCGGCCTCGGTTGGCTGAAGAAGTGCTATCAGATGATTGACAGAAG GCTCAGGAAGAATTTGAAATCCTTCATTatcctccatccatcatggTTTATCAGGACCATTCTCGCCATTACCAAGCCGTTCATCAG CGCCAAGTTCAGCAGCAAGATAAAGTATGTGAACAGTTTGGATGAGCTGCAGGAACTCATCCCAATGGACTCTATCCAGATCCCAGAGTGCATCATTAA ACTCGACAAGGAACTGAAGGAAGCGGCGGAGAACTCAAA AATGAATAGCTTTCTGCAGGGATCCGAGCCAGCGGCAGCAAACAGGACAGA AACGGACGCAGCCGGCGCCAGCGGCTCCTAA
- the prune2 gene encoding protein prune homolog 2 isoform X1 yields the protein MEGDTVEVLLCTDPPSESKMNSDGGEGRPVPPTSLPLQGGATQRKKLSAPRISLSLDQSEDDLGETPDDLDINVDDLDTPDEGDYLDYTDHEMDWDDPTAANMSGTSESYNTIPTYSAEEERQDGKLWRTVIIGEQEHRINMKIIEPYMRVISHGGYYGNGGNAIIVFAACFLPDSDREDYHEIMENLFLYVISTLELMVAEDYMIVYLNGATPHRRMPGLGWLKKCYQMIDRRLRKNLKSFIILHPSWFIRTILAITKPFISAKFSSKIKYVNSLDELQELIPMDSIQIPECIIKLDKELKEAAENSKMNSFLQGSEPAAANRTDRTDAAGASGS from the exons ATGGAAGGAGACACTGTGGAG GTCCTTCTGTGTACGGACCCGCCATCAGAGAGTAAAATGAACTCTGACGGGGGCGAAGGCAGACCAG tcCCTCCTACCTCTCTACCCCTGCAAGGAGGTGCCACTCAGAGAAAGAAGCTATCTGCCCCTCGTATCAGCCTGTCACTGGACCAGAGCGAGGATGACTTGGGGGAGACGCCAGACGACCTGGACATCAACGTCGATGACCTGGACACTCCAGACGAGGGGGATTACCTTGACTACACAGACCATGAAATGGACTGGGATG ATCCGACTGCAGCCAATATGAGTGGAACAAGCGAGTCCTACAACACCATCCCCACATACAGCGCCGAGGAGGAGCGCCAGGACGGCAAGCTGTGGAGAACGGTCATCATTGGGGAGCAGGAGCATCGCATCAACATGAAGATCATCGAGCCCTACATGAGAGTCATCTCCCACGGAG GCTACTATGGCAACGGGGGGAATGCCATCATCGTGTTTGCTGCATGTTTCCTGCCAGACAGTGACCGAGAGGACTACCACGAGATAATGGAGAACCTCTTCCT GTATGTGATCAGCACACTGGAGCTGATGGTGGCAGAGGACTATATGATCGTATACCTGAATGGCGCCACACCCCACAGAAGAATGCCCGGCCTCGGTTGGCTGAAGAAGTGCTATCAGATGATTGACAGAAG GCTCAGGAAGAATTTGAAATCCTTCATTatcctccatccatcatggTTTATCAGGACCATTCTCGCCATTACCAAGCCGTTCATCAG CGCCAAGTTCAGCAGCAAGATAAAGTATGTGAACAGTTTGGATGAGCTGCAGGAACTCATCCCAATGGACTCTATCCAGATCCCAGAGTGCATCATTAA ACTCGACAAGGAACTGAAGGAAGCGGCGGAGAACTCAAA AATGAATAGCTTTCTGCAGGGATCCGAGCCAGCGGCAGCAAACAGGACAGA CAGAACGGACGCAGCCGGCGCCAGCGGCTCCTAA
- the prune2 gene encoding protein prune homolog 2 isoform X3 encodes MNSDGGEGRPVPPTSLPLQGGATQRKKLSAPRISLSLDQSEDDLGETPDDLDINVDDLDTPDEGDYLDYTDHEMDWDDPTAANMSGTSESYNTIPTYSAEEERQDGKLWRTVIIGEQEHRINMKIIEPYMRVISHGGYYGNGGNAIIVFAACFLPDSDREDYHEIMENLFLYVISTLELMVAEDYMIVYLNGATPHRRMPGLGWLKKCYQMIDRRLRKNLKSFIILHPSWFIRTILAITKPFISAKFSSKIKYVNSLDELQELIPMDSIQIPECIIKLDKELKEAAENSKMNSFLQGSEPAAANRTDRTDAAGASGS; translated from the exons ATGAACTCTGACGGGGGCGAAGGCAGACCAG tcCCTCCTACCTCTCTACCCCTGCAAGGAGGTGCCACTCAGAGAAAGAAGCTATCTGCCCCTCGTATCAGCCTGTCACTGGACCAGAGCGAGGATGACTTGGGGGAGACGCCAGACGACCTGGACATCAACGTCGATGACCTGGACACTCCAGACGAGGGGGATTACCTTGACTACACAGACCATGAAATGGACTGGGATG ATCCGACTGCAGCCAATATGAGTGGAACAAGCGAGTCCTACAACACCATCCCCACATACAGCGCCGAGGAGGAGCGCCAGGACGGCAAGCTGTGGAGAACGGTCATCATTGGGGAGCAGGAGCATCGCATCAACATGAAGATCATCGAGCCCTACATGAGAGTCATCTCCCACGGAG GCTACTATGGCAACGGGGGGAATGCCATCATCGTGTTTGCTGCATGTTTCCTGCCAGACAGTGACCGAGAGGACTACCACGAGATAATGGAGAACCTCTTCCT GTATGTGATCAGCACACTGGAGCTGATGGTGGCAGAGGACTATATGATCGTATACCTGAATGGCGCCACACCCCACAGAAGAATGCCCGGCCTCGGTTGGCTGAAGAAGTGCTATCAGATGATTGACAGAAG GCTCAGGAAGAATTTGAAATCCTTCATTatcctccatccatcatggTTTATCAGGACCATTCTCGCCATTACCAAGCCGTTCATCAG CGCCAAGTTCAGCAGCAAGATAAAGTATGTGAACAGTTTGGATGAGCTGCAGGAACTCATCCCAATGGACTCTATCCAGATCCCAGAGTGCATCATTAA ACTCGACAAGGAACTGAAGGAAGCGGCGGAGAACTCAAA AATGAATAGCTTTCTGCAGGGATCCGAGCCAGCGGCAGCAAACAGGACAGA CAGAACGGACGCAGCCGGCGCCAGCGGCTCCTAA
- the LOC124996502 gene encoding guanine nucleotide-binding protein subunit alpha-14-like, with the protein MRKNDCTKSPTHLFRDRSFPGRFDKNQYQFIPLISVSCGAVQRGERPVELLTIMEECCLSGDDLERARIHREIEKQLRRDKKDSHREFKLLLLGTGESGKSTFIKQMRIIHGTGYSESDRKGFTRLVFQNIITAIQALIQAMKNLKIDYIDDTNISRAEKLNELDSTQVRSLEVWQADAIKRVWNDHGVQKCYDRRREFQLSDSAKYYLNDMDRITNPMYIPTLQDILRVRVPTTGIIEYPFDFSKAVFRMVDVGGQRSERKKWIHCFENVTSIIFLAALSEYDQVLYESENDNRLRESLALFQTILSYPWFQESSIILFLNKTDLLEEKIKQSHLATYFPDFKGPQCDMESAKKFIMKMYVDQHVNRHKPLYTHYTCATDTENIRVVFKAVKDTLFRDNLDKFNLE; encoded by the exons ATGAGGAAGAATGACTGCACTAAGTCGCCAACCCACCTGTTCCGGGACAGAAGTTTCCCTGGCAGGTTTGACAAAAATCAATATCAATTCATTCCACTAATCTCGGTCAGCTGCGGAGCAGTTCAGCGAGGAGAGCGGCCGGTTGAACTCTTGACAATCATGGAGGAGTGCTGCCTGTCTGGAGATGACCTGGAGAGAGCGAGGATTCACCGGGAAATAGAGAAGCAACTCCGCCGCGATAAGAAAGATTCTCACCGGGAGTTCAAGCTGCTGCTTCTAG GGACTGGTGAAAGTGGGAAGAGCACTTTCATCAAACAGATGAGGATCATCCATGGCACCGGATACAGTGAATCCGACAGGAAAGGCTTCACCCGGCTGGTGTTTCAGAACATCATCACAGCCATCCAGGCTCTGATCCAAGCCATGAAGAATCTAAAAATTGACTACATTGATGACACTAACATT AGCCGTGCAGAGAAACTGAATGAGCTGGATTCGACCCAGGTGCGTAGTCTGGAAGTCTGGCAGGCGGATGCCATTAAGAGAGTGTGGAATGACCATGGTGTTCAAAAGTGCTATGACCGCAGGAGGGAATTCCAGTTGTCAGATTCTGCCAAATA ttacCTGAACGACATGGACAGAATCACAAACCCAATGTACATCCCCACCCTGCAGGACATCTTGAGGGTCAGGGTCCCCACCACAGGCATCATAGAATACCCCTTTGACTTTTCAAAAGCTGTCTTCAG GATGGTGGATGTGGGTGGCCAGCGttcagagaggaagaaatggaTCCACTGTTTTGAGAACGTCACCTCCATCATATTCCTAGCTGCCCTCAGCGAATATGACCAGGTCCTCTACGAGAGTGAGAATGAT AATCGACTGCGCGAGAGCCTCGCCTTGTTCCAGACAATCCTCTCATACCCCTGGTTTCAAGAGTCCTCCATCATCCTCTTTCTGAACAAAACAGACCTGCTAGAAGAGAAAATCAAACAGTCTCATTTGGCAACCTACTTCCCAGACTTTAAAG GCCCCCAGTGTGACATGGAATCGGCAAAAAAGTTCATCATGAAAATGTACGTGGACCAGCATGTCAATCGGCACAAACCGCTCTACACTCACTACACCTGCGCCACAGACACGGAAAACATTCGGGTCGTCTTCAAAGCGGTGAAAGACACACTCTTCAGGGATAACCTTGATAAGTTCAACCTCGAGTAA